A region of the Acanthopagrus latus isolate v.2019 chromosome 18, fAcaLat1.1, whole genome shotgun sequence genome:
TGTTTAGTTTCATGAAAATCATATTGTAACTTTACAGCATTATTATGTAGaatttggcattttgtgtgatttggtgccCCCTCAGGTTCTGAACGCAACACCATTGTTGTCCCGAATTCTTTAACAgtctgtcagatgtaatgtagatgctcactacaaacaaaactcattgcATCATAACAAAGTGTATGTTGAAGTGAACATGGGCGTGACGCTGTGATCCcgccctctcactgaagttacatagtgcagaaacaagtgacagagacaccattcacactATTAGAACTCTGTATCTTTAACATGATTTAGtagttacataatgttttattatctaGGGAACACGTCTGGTGCTTCACTCTCCTTCTTGCCTCCTATCATTTTCACCTTCTAGGAGCATGGGATCCCCACTAACATGGGCTACGCTGTGGCGCCCCACCACTCGGGCGTCTACCCTGTCCACATGCAGCTGTACGACGCCTGGAAGAAAGTGTGGGGCATCAAGGTGACCAGCACGGAGGAATACCCGCACCTGAAGCCTGCCCGCTTCCGGCGAGGTTTCATCCACAGCGGCATCAGCGTAAGACCACTTTTTCATCTACACCGGGCATCCATAAAGGCCTCATTATCTTGTTACCTCTGGCCCGTTGCTTTCCCTCCACTCGGCTTCTCGACACCCATTACCTTCTCAGCCAATAATCCCTTTCAGGGTTCTCGCTCTCTCCCCATACATACGCTTTCCTTCATTCAATAATTATTGCTCCATCTACACCTCcagttctttttgttttgtttttctctcatggCCAGCAGTTACTCTCTGCCCTGCATTTGTCCATCattctccttccctctccgcGTTTTAAAGTCTTCTCCCCAGAGGTGTTGAACAGATACTCATTTTAAATCTTGTCTGTATATCTGAGAAGTCCAGAGTAAGGCGATAATCTAATTagttgtgttgtgctgttgtggCTGTCTCAACCGTGGCAGATGATAACGTAGTCAAGTGAACAGTCTAGCATTAGACACCTGTCTGAGCGGTGCAGCATAGCAGGCCTCCGTATCGTAACGAAGACTGACACGTCTGGCAACAGCAGCGCAAGTGTCTGCACGTAAACAATCACGGAAATGTCAACGCCCCGAAAAACGGCACTTTATTCAGCTTTGCAGCTCCACCCAGTGCTGCATAATGTAGTTATGAGAGCTGCATTAAAGTTGAATGGATTACATTCAAGAGGTTCAAAcggagggaaaaggaaaaaaaatcttatctaTTTCTCTCCCAGGTTGACCTTCAGCGCCGATGGGAAACAGTGCAGCCTCAGTCCGGTCCCTTTGTAGTGTTGGCATTCAGTCGGTCTGTGCGGTCTCCGAGCTGTATTCCTGTCCTTGAGATAGCGCAGCGTGAATGGACAGTCTCCACTGCTTACTGATGATTGATATTCAGTTCCCCAGACACTCCAAACTGTAAACGCATTTCCATGAATTTCCATATAGACTCAGAGTGAATAAGAGGTTTGCTTTGGCTAGATGAGCTGCATAATATGAATGTTATTGAAAGCAAACAATGTGTGGGGTAACTGCCTGGAGTACTGACAGCTCCGCTCTCAGTGGAGggttgatggtgtgtgtgtttatttgtgtgaattattttttttttttctttaatctgtgtgtgtgtgtgtgtgttttcttctgctgtctTTGCCCTTTCGGTTTGGTGACTTGTTGTCTGTTCACAACGCAGGTGCTTCCGAGGCAAACGTGTGgtcttttcacacacaccatcttCTATAAAGACTACCCAGGCAGCCCGAATGAACTGGACAAGCTCATCAACGGAGGAGAGCTCTTCCTCACAGTCCTACTGAACCCCGTGAGTCAAACACACATCGGCGCCGCACAGCGTTTGTCTTGCACACTTGGAAACCCATTTAACTGGTGGTGCAAATTGAAATATCAACGAGGAGCGGGACAATGACTAGTCAGCGGCTCGCGCATTGATGTGCTCTCTCTTTTTACGCCACTGTGAGAGCGTCTTTTATTAAAGCTGAAATTTCTTCACATTCgtcaacatgttttgtttttgtaatgataAAAAGTGCTGCTTTTATTAGCATATCTGCAACATATGTCTGCAGATAACTAAATTATTGTCAGTGGCTTCTTTTTAGAAACTGAACCGCATCCCAACAATGAAAGAAGCACCATTTGTTCAAACGGTTTCATTATTGTCTTCGCCCATATCTGTTTCCCCCCCTTGTGTCTTCAAGTGCATTTGTCTCAGCCAAAATGGGAagcatttattcatgtttccaGTGATGCTGATTCAGTTTAAAGGAACGGTTCACACTTTTCTGTGGACATATGAACATTGCAACAGGTGATGCCCATCATTCTTCTTGTTTATTCTGTCACCACAACAATTTCAGTGTAGCTGATGGAGACAAAATCCAGCCATCATATTGTGTAGAAATGCAATGAGCAGTATATCTGAAGTTGGTGTCAGGCTTTAACAGTCTGAGACAAGTTTCTGTGTATTTGCTATGAAAATTCCCTCAGTGTTCTTTAGAGCCTGACCTGACTCAAATTTTGGGGCTGATAAAGATATCAGGGAGTCAAAACATTCAGATTCAGGTAAATCGTCCAATATAGGCAAGTGTTTTTTGCAATGAcccctcaaatgtggttattaaatactaaataatatcaaataaataaaataatttagatATGTAACTGgagcaggatattttacagtgcaTAAACGCTGTTGTCTAAAATTCAGTGCCCTGAAACTGTGAGTGTCACCAGAAGTGTTTAACTCTAAATtaccccaagcatctttttctgcattattaactctaagaaacaaaatgtttttattggcaCGTTTCAGTTGACATGTATGCTGATACCAATATATGTGTGATATGCCAGTTGATGTTTGGGTCGGGTTCTTGAGTTCTTGTCCCTGCACCGTCTGGGGAACCAAAAAGGGGGACGTTAGTATTAAAAAAGATGTCAGAAGGTGTCCTCTTGATTTGACTAAATCAACTTTTTACATGTATTCTTGAATGCAACAAGGACTGGATTCAGTTCCCTTTTCACTTGTATGAAAGTAGGAAGGGATATCTTATTGACTAATGGTGTTACATCCAGTTGTTCTAAGAAAAGACTCGACCTTTAACAGTTGTGCTGTGGAAATACTGATGAGACGGTTAAAATCCATTCATCTGTATAGTGACATAACTAGTCATGTCACATTTAGGGCTACAAGTAATTTTCAGTCTGATGAATCAGTTAATTGTTTAGTCTTTGAAAGGCCAGTGTATAtagtgaaaacatttaattattaatttccTAGAGCTTAAGAAGAAATCATAATTTacttgtttaaaaagaaaatgaaatgaggatcaaaaacatttatttaactatttaattattaatcatgtactatgttttgttctcttatttgtatgtatttatttatttatttattcgcacagtaaaacaaagcagcaaaaacacagcaacaaaaaagaagcagattGTGGCAGGTGAGATTCAAAATCCCCGAGAGGCTTATAGAAGGAATCTCACCTTAATACGCGTTATGAGCAAACATTAAAGTCCTGTAATCCTCAGAAATAAGCACAAACAAATACGGTATCAAAAGCAAGAATAAGGTAGACTATATGACAAATTAAAGTATcaaattcagacattttcaaaccCAGAACAAATCACTTGTTAggcttttttgtttcagttgtgaAATCAATCATGGTATTGCGTTTAGCCTCATCCCCTTTGATAATCTTACCCCTGTTGTTCGTTCCCATTCACAGATTAGTATCTTCATGACCCATCTGTCCAACTACGGGAACGATCGGCTCGGCCTGTACACGTTTAAGAGCCTGATGATGTTCGTCCAGACGTGGACCAACCTCAAGGtgcagaccctgccacctgttcAGCTGGCTCAGAAGTACTTCAGCCTGTTCCCCTCTGAAAGAGATCCTCTCTGGCAGgtaagatgatgatgatatgaattatttatatttgttttttttattttgacttttggaaaaaaaaaattgcattaagCTGTCATTTTTTGGACAGCTTGAATCCcagaaatagaataaaaacacaacaatagcTGACAATTGTTCTGTGAAAAACACATCGCTTCCCTTTAAGGTACGATGTTATACAGTAACAGCTTGGATCCTTTGCCTCACATACGGTATGCAGACGCAATGAGTAAttgtttcctctgctgatgGAGAGCAGTGCTGTCACTCATGCGAACATTTGCTATGAATGCATCTCCTTTGTTCACTGTAGCATCTGACGAACGCTCGATTAAACAGAGGTTAACCTGCTTTCTcctgtatttacatatttgtcCGAATTCTGCAGGAAACACGGTTAAAACAAAGGGattgtttatcttttttgtgGCTACAGGATCCCTGTGAGGACAAAAGGCACAAGGACATCTGGTCCAAAGAGAAAACATGTGACCGCTTCCCCAAACTGCTCGTCATCGGGCCTCAGAAGACAGGTGAGACGCAGTCCTTTGACACCCCCTGCAGGATGAAGTGGGAAGTGATTAGATGTGAAGTTAGTCATTCAAGGCAGACCTGTCGTGCCTTAAGTGGTTTGAATGAGGTTTTGATTATTTCTTTAGAAATCAGACATGATGGTGGCAGACTGTGATTGTGATTCATCTTTACCGCACTTCAAAATGGAGATTGCAGTTCTTTGAAACTTTTGCCCTTTTGCTTCCTCTTAATCTTTTTCATCCCGCATCCAACTCTCTGTCTTCGTCTCTTCTCGCTTCCGTCTCTGCCTTTTCAGGGACGACGGCGCTCTACCTGTTTCTCGGCATGCACCCTGACCTGACCAGTAATTACCCCAGCAAGGAGACGTTTGAGGAGATCCAGTTCTTCAATGGGCACAACTACCACAGAGGCATCGACTGGTAAGAAACCTCCGACATCATGAACTAACCACATTCAACCAGATATACAGTCAGAAATGTCACCCATCACATAATTACTGGGGCTTTAATTACACGTCACGATTCTACGTATGTTGTTGCCTTTTGGTTGAGTTGTTAACCtcttatttttaacatttgatttgGCAAAATTACAAGTAACATCTTTTGATACTAGTCCATGATCTAAAGTCAtggctgctgctaactgctttTTCTTGATCTGAATCATAGAGCACTTTAGAAATCCACTTTACAAAGTGCTTCAAAGAGACAGctcaataaaacagaaaagccaAAATCTGGAGGcttaaaagaagaaacaaacagaaaactgataaaaaaaaaaaaaaacatgaagaagactaataaaacatcaaaactcaAGTAAAGTCAGTGAAGGAAtgttcattttgaaaacatctgAGTCAGGTTTAGCTCAGACTCGTCATGGCCTGAGAGAACAACACTTTAAGTCCCTTAATCTACTGTTCATAGTGAGTATACAGCCCTTTAGTAAATGGTCAATCTTCACCTGCAGACACTGAAGGCTGATGCATAAACTACTATTGTGAAATTCAGTAATATCTAATATTGGTTCAACCCCAGTATAAACAGATAAGTCATGACAATATAGTACAACACAGGGAAAATATATGTCTTTACATGACAAGTCACATTTCTGATGAATACTGTATATTAATAAGCACCTTAAAATTTctccacagctgtttgttttataaacctttaaatgtgtgtgtactggATATTAATGCTAAATAGTGGGCTTGAGAATAAAGGCTTACAGGGGTGGGGTAAAAATGATGGTTGTTttatggatggatgaatggatggatggataactTTATCAATCCTCAAAGGGAAATTAGGTTATCAAAGTTGTGCTTGTACAATGTGCTTTGCCACagtaaaaaacaggaaacttATTAATctcaaatcatgtttttttttaatgtagcaATTTGGGTCAAATAAAGTGTTAGGCCGTTAAAAATGGTGCAGTTTAGTCTGATACTCTCATTAAATCGCAGACCCCAAGTTGGCTGgggtgttttctgtttaatgcAAATGAAATCAAGAAGTGAAATGCAAATGATCCCCAGACcgcacacagcaacaacaaaatcactcaTTAGTGAAATTCCTAAGAgtaagaccaaaaaaaaagaacaacaacacacaatTAAAACCTATTTGGTTTTAAATTCACTGTTTAGAGGTTCCTGTAGGTTTCATTGATTAGAAACCTGCATCAATGGAAAGCATCATGCATCGCAGCCGAAAGAGTCCGAACACAGAATTGACTTGGCTCGATGGTATGTGAGTGGGCTGCCCAAATATTAACACTGTGCCGTGTTgctagatgttttttttaacgagCTGTTGCACATGGCCGATCACCCACACACCGTGTGGATACGCTCTCCTTATCTACGGAGCGCAAATTGGTCCAGATCAACAAAGCTGCTTGTAACACTtggtatgtttgtgtttgcggCGTGTTAGGTATATGGAGTACTTCCCTCTGCCCTCCAACACCAGTTCAGACTACTACTTTGAGAAGAGTGCCAACTACTTTGACTCTGAAGTGGCTGCTCAGAGGGCTGCGGCTCTTCTGCCCAAAGCCAAGatcatcaccatcctcatcaACCCTGCGGACAGAGCGTACTCTTGGTACCAGgtcagtcagacagctgcaAACCAGATAAACAACAAGTAAAACTGTTCAAAGTGTGGGATTTACACTTTTAAGACTCAACCTCTTCACTcctctgtgtgcacacagcaCCAAAGAGCCCACGATGACCCGGTGGCATTGAAATACTCCTTCCATGAGGTCATCACAGCAAGCCACGACTCTCCAGTCAAACTACGTGTCCTTCAGAATCGCTGTCTGGTGCCAGGCTGGTACGCCATCCACCTGGAGCGCTGGCTCAACTACTACCACTCCAGCCAGGTACCATGGGTGTATTCAGTATGCAACAAGTGAACAAATACCAGCCGGAGATTTATGCTTGGCTGACAGGTGGCTGACAGGTGTTTTTCTCCAGCAAAGTTTGGAGTAAAGGATGTTTGTTTACCCCTGTGGACAGTCCTTACGGGCAGTATTAAATCCACACAGTCGTAACGGAAGGGAGCTGCTTCCCTTGAGGGACAATCTTAAGAGAATATGGAGCTCTTCTTGCCCCCAAAAGACCAAATCTGTCAGCCGCACATGAAAGAGCAATGAAGTGTGTCACGTTCTTGTTTTGgggctgcaatgattaatcgattagttgtcaacCTTTAAGTTAATTACCAGCTATTTTGATGTGCAATTCATTGGTTTGAGTATTTTTTAAGGACaaaaattaatacaaatttTCTGATTCCAGTTTCTTAGACATGACTTTTTTATCTACTCTGTGACAGCTAACCAAGAGATTTTGGTTTGTGGGCCAAACAGTATATTTGAGGACATCATGTTAAGCTTTGTGTAACGCCAGTCCATATGTTCTGACATCTTATAGAGCAGcatttaataatttctttgGGTTTTAAGGAAGTCATTGTagttacaaaaaaataagaccGAAACATTGTGAACAAGTTGATTTTGGAAGATTATTGTGTGTGCACAGCTTTTTTGTTCCTGTCCTGACAGTCgttactgtttgtgtgtcttacCCAGTTGTTAGTCTTGGATGGACAGATGCTGAAGACTGAGCCGGCTTCAATCATGGATAAAATCCAGAAGTATTTGAGCCTGGCTAACGTCATCAACTACCACAAGATCCTAGCGTGAGTATAGTCCTTAAGTTTAAATCACTGACAGTGTCcacatttatttacagatttatTGAGAGCTCTAAACCCTTTATAGGgtagagatagagggagagatATAGAGATTGCGACAAAGATATTGAGAGATGGAGATatagagagggagaggtagAGATAGCGATATAgaggggtagagagagagagagagagagagagagagagagagatatagagatatagagcGGTcgagatagagatatatagagatagaaAGAGATATATAGAGAGgtagagatagatatagagatcTAATGAGAGAGATGGGGATAGGgatagagatagatacatatatagatattaTTAGTTGTTGTTTGGATATGGCAGAGACTGCTCACTTTACACTTTACTTGTTGTAGCGGTCCAGACTCAGAAGGCATGAGATgggcaaaacacatttatttttgtttttacatataaGTACAGGAAGGCTGTGATCAGTAACAGTagatttgaattttaaatttttttaactGACAATTCTGTCATTCACAATACATGTATTAATGTGTATATTATGTACAGGTTCGACCCTAAGAAAGGCTTCTGGTGTCAGCTGCTGGAGGGAGGAAAGACTAAGTGTTTGGGAAAGAGTAAAGGGCGCAGGTACCCCGACATGGACCCTGAGGTATGATCAGTGCAAAGACTTTGGCTTTAAGGGGAAACACTACAGATGCACACATTTGCGGACATTTCCAGAGCAGAAGTCTGGATAAAGTTAGATTTACAGTTCTgattccattttgtttacagagggaattaatcaaaaacaactcaacagccataaaaaaaactcatagATGGGAATAAAACTTGAAGGTTTGGTGTACGTACTTGCTACTGAAGTGGAGATTTCTGCTTTTAGAATATcagaaaaactcattttgagaacacagtattttttttgtatcacaagttttctaaaatgtttaaatatgctaATGAGACTgattatatatttaattgtttGAGAAAAATGTCTAGAATGGAAATCTACAATGAACACTTCAGTGTATATTCAGGACCTTTTCTTGTCAGTGGTCTGAAAGAAGACAGGGTTATTGCCTCCCTGTAGTGTCTCCCCTTAAGAAATACATCTTACCTTTAGTCATTTCTGCTATTTTTGGTTTTTAAGATGTTAATTCATGttccctttttgtttgtctgcttcagTCCCAGGGCTTCCTCAGGGAGTACTATAGGGATCACAACATTGAGCTGTCCAAGCTGCTCTACAGGATGGGTCAGCCGCTGCCCAGCTGGCTCAGAGAAGAGCTGGTCCACACCAGGTAGCAGAACCACAGAAGGAGCACACAGCTCCGCACACTG
Encoded here:
- the LOC119007577 gene encoding bifunctional heparan sulfate N-deacetylase/N-sulfotransferase 1-like, whose protein sequence is MLGCVTRVRRLVRLLPLQTSLLLLFLFCTVSVFISAYFLYGVKRELEPSGGGVSGSEGASADSDDPRVTPSRLLPLRSVSGGPGVDPGGARTDPVVLVFVESQYSQLGQEIVAILESGRFRYRTEISPGKGDMPTLTDKERGRFTLVIYENILKYVNLDAWNRELLDKYCVEYGVGIIGFFKANENSLLSAQLKGFPLFLHSNLGLKDCTVNPKSPLLFITRSGQPLPGPLPGDDWTVFQSNHSTYEPVLLAKTQSAESVASMGQNAALLPSVVQDLGLHDGIQRVLFGNNLVFWLHKLVFVDAVAFLTGKRLSLSLERYILVDIDDIFVGKEGTRMKVPDVKALLETQRELRTHVPNFTFNLGFSGKFFHAGSDEEDLGDDLLLSYVKEFWWFPHMWSHMQPHLFHNQSVLAEQMLLNKKFAMEHGIPTNMGYAVAPHHSGVYPVHMQLYDAWKKVWGIKVTSTEEYPHLKPARFRRGFIHSGISVLPRQTCGLFTHTIFYKDYPGSPNELDKLINGGELFLTVLLNPISIFMTHLSNYGNDRLGLYTFKSLMMFVQTWTNLKVQTLPPVQLAQKYFSLFPSERDPLWQDPCEDKRHKDIWSKEKTCDRFPKLLVIGPQKTGTTALYLFLGMHPDLTSNYPSKETFEEIQFFNGHNYHRGIDWYMEYFPLPSNTSSDYYFEKSANYFDSEVAAQRAAALLPKAKIITILINPADRAYSWYQHQRAHDDPVALKYSFHEVITASHDSPVKLRVLQNRCLVPGWYAIHLERWLNYYHSSQLLVLDGQMLKTEPASIMDKIQKYLSLANVINYHKILAFDPKKGFWCQLLEGGKTKCLGKSKGRRYPDMDPESQGFLREYYRDHNIELSKLLYRMGQPLPSWLREELVHTR